GCCGCGCGCTGGACGCCGGCGCCCGCCTGGTCGGCGTCAACGCCCGCGACCTGAAGACCCTCGAGGTCAAGCGCGACACCTTCGCGCGGCTGGCCCCGCTGGTCCCGGACGACGTCGTGCGCGTCGCCGAGTCCGGCGTGCGCGGCCCGCACGACCTGATCGCCTACGCCAACGCCGGCGCCGACGCGGTGCTGGTCGGCGAGTCGCTGGTGACCGGCAAGGACCCGCGCGCCGCGGTCGCCGACCTGGTCGCGGCCGGCGCGCATCCCGCGCTGCGGAACGGGCGCGCCTGAGCGCCCGGTGAGACGGTAGAGTCCAGCATTGTGATGTCGAGCAAGCCCCGGGCCGCGGCCCGCCGCCGTCCCTGGTGGCGGCACGCCCCGGCGGCGCGCCGATGGCAGGAAGCGTAGTCGCCCGCTTCCGTCATAGCTGTACACATCACATATCACCGGGACATCTCCATGTCTGACCAGACAGATCCGCATTCATCGTCAGACCCTCGCGCTGAGATCATCTCCGCGTACGCGGCCACGGCCGCGATGCCCGACGACACCGGGCACTTCCCCTCCGACGAGGCCCTGTTCGGCGGCCGCTTCATGCCCGAGGCGCTGATGGCCGTCCTCAAGGAGGTCACCGAGGCCTACGAGACCTCGAAGACCGACCCGGAGTTCCACCGGGAGTTCGCCGACCTGCTGCTGCACTACGCGAACCGCCCGAGCCTGCTCACCGAGGCCCACAACCTCTCGGCCCGCGCCGGGGCCCGCATCCTGCTCAAGCGGGAGGACCTGAACCACACCGGCTCGCACAAGATCAACAACGTGCTGGGCCAGGCGCTGCTGGCCAAGCGCATGGGCAAGACCCGGCTCATCGCCGAGACCGGCGCCGGCCAGCACGGCGTGGCCACCGCGACCGCCGCGGCGCTGCTGGGCCTGGACTGCGTGGTCTACATGGGCGCCGAGGACACCAAGCGCCAGGCGCTGAACGTGGCGCGGATGCGCATGCTCGGCGCCGAGGTGGTGCCGGTCGCGATCGGCTCGCAGACCCTGAAGGACGCCATCAACGAGGCCCTGCGCGACTGGGTCGCCAGCGCCGACAACACCTACTACCTGCTCGGCACCGCCGCCGGCCCGCACCCGTTCCCGGCGATGGTCCGCGACTTCGCGCGGGTCGTCGGCGTGGAGGCGCGCCGGCAGACGCGGGAGCTCACCGGCGCGCTGCCGGACGCCGTGTGCGCCTGCGTCGGCGGCGGCTCCAACGCGATCGGCGTGTTCCACGCCTTCGTGCCGGACGAGTCGGTGAAGCTGTACGGCTTCGAGGCCGGCGGCTCGGGCGTGGCCACCGGCCTGCACGCGGCCTCCATCACCGGCGGCTCGGTCGGCGTCCTGCACGGCACCCGCACCTACCTGCTCCAGGACGAGAACGGCCAGACCAAGGAGAGCCACAGCATCTCCGCGGGCCTGGACTACCCGGCCGTCGGGCCGGAGCACGCCTGGCTGCACGCCACCGGCCGCGCCGTCTACGAACCCGTGGACGACAGCGAGGCGATGGACGCCTTCCGCGTCCTGTGCGAGACCGAGGGCATCATCCCGGCCATCGAGTCCGCGCACGCCCTGGCCGGCGCCCTGCGCATCGCGCCGCGGCTGGCCGAGGAGCTCGGGCGCGAACCGGTGATCGTGGTGAACCTCTCCGGGCGCGGTGACAAGGACATGCACACGGCGGCGGCGTACTTCGGTGTCGACTTTGTCGACGATGGGCAGAGCGAGGGGGGAGAGCTGTGAACCGGCTCCAGGATGTGCTCAAGAGCGCGCGGGCGGAGAACCGCGCCGTCCTCATCGGCTACCTGCCGGCCGGCTACCCGTCCGTGGACGGCTCCATCGACGCCATGCGCGCCATGGTCGAGGGCGGCTGCGACGTCATCGAGGTGGGCCTGCCGTACTCCGACCCGGCGATGGACGGCCCGGTCATCCAGGCCGCCGCCGACCAGGCGCTGGCCCGCGGCGTGACCACGGCGGACGTCATCCGCGCCGCCGGGGCCGTCGCCGACACCGGCGCGGCCGCGCTGATCATGTCGTACTGGAACCCGATCGAGCACTACGGCGTCGACCGCTTCGCCGGGGAGCTCGCGGCGGTCGGCGGCAGCGGCGTCATCACCCCGGACCTGATCCCGGAGGAGGCCGGCCCCTGGATCACCGCGACCGACGCCCACGACGTCAGCCGCGTGTTCCTGGTCGCCCCGAGCTCCACCCCCGAGCGCATCGCGCTGACCGCCGAGGCTTGCAACGGCTTCGTCTACGCCGGCGCGGTCATGGGCGTCACCGGCGCCCGCGACCAGGTCGGCCACTCGGCCCGGGCCCTGGTCGAGCGGACCCGGCAGGCCACCGACGCCCCGGTGTGCGTCGGACTCGGGGTCTCCACCGGCGACCAGGCCGCCGAGATCGCCGCCTACGCCGACGGCGTGATCGTCGGCTCGGCGTTCGTGCGGCGGCTGCTGGACAACCGCGACCCGCGCACGGGCGTGGACGCGGTCCGGGAGCTGGCGGCCGAGCTCGCCGACGGCGTGCGGCGGGGGAGCAAGGCGCGGTAGCGGTCCGCCCCGATCGTGCACCGTAGCTGAGAAACCGCTAGGAAGTTCCCTCGCGGGGGTGAGTGGCACTCCCGCGAGGGTCTTCTGTGCCTGTAATTTAATGAAGCCCGCCCCGACCTGAGGCGCGCACGCGCCGACACCGTCCGAGGACAGAAGGTTATGACTTCGATGGCTTCCAAGGCCCCCGCCAAGGGCAAGGACGCGCCCACGTCCGGCGGCATCAGCGGTTTCCTGGCCGCCTACCAGCAGTGGATCAGCCTCGGCATGCGGCTGCTGCTGGCGGCGATGTGGCTCTACTACAGCCTGGGCAAGCTGGGCTCGCCGGAGAGCAACGCGCAGAGCGTGCGCGACTTCAAGATCCTGCCGGAGTCCCTCGTGACGCCCTTCGGCTACGCGCAGCCCTACTTCGAGATGGCGCTGGGCATCCTGCTCATCCTGGGCCTGGGCACCCGGCTGGTGGCGATCTTCTCCGCGCTGCTGCTGCTGGTCTACATCGGCGGGATCATCTCCCTGGGCGCCCGCGGCATCGCGATCAGCTGCGGCTGCGGCGGCAGCGGCGGCCTGGTCGCCAAGGGCCACACCCGGTACACCCTGGACGTGCTGCGAGACCTGCTCTTCATGGTCCCGGCGGCGTGGCTGATCTGGAAGCCGGCGTCCAAGCTCTCGCTGGAGCGCGCGCTGCTGGGCGACCCGATCTGACCCGACCGGACCCGAGCGGATCGTGACCCGATCCGCCCTGTCCGATTGTTCCGCAAATGGGACCCCTGCACGATGGGT
Above is a genomic segment from Catenulispora sp. MAP5-51 containing:
- the trpB gene encoding tryptophan synthase subunit beta, whose product is MSDQTDPHSSSDPRAEIISAYAATAAMPDDTGHFPSDEALFGGRFMPEALMAVLKEVTEAYETSKTDPEFHREFADLLLHYANRPSLLTEAHNLSARAGARILLKREDLNHTGSHKINNVLGQALLAKRMGKTRLIAETGAGQHGVATATAAALLGLDCVVYMGAEDTKRQALNVARMRMLGAEVVPVAIGSQTLKDAINEALRDWVASADNTYYLLGTAAGPHPFPAMVRDFARVVGVEARRQTRELTGALPDAVCACVGGGSNAIGVFHAFVPDESVKLYGFEAGGSGVATGLHAASITGGSVGVLHGTRTYLLQDENGQTKESHSISAGLDYPAVGPEHAWLHATGRAVYEPVDDSEAMDAFRVLCETEGIIPAIESAHALAGALRIAPRLAEELGREPVIVVNLSGRGDKDMHTAAAYFGVDFVDDGQSEGGEL
- the trpA gene encoding tryptophan synthase subunit alpha, whose translation is MNRLQDVLKSARAENRAVLIGYLPAGYPSVDGSIDAMRAMVEGGCDVIEVGLPYSDPAMDGPVIQAAADQALARGVTTADVIRAAGAVADTGAAALIMSYWNPIEHYGVDRFAGELAAVGGSGVITPDLIPEEAGPWITATDAHDVSRVFLVAPSSTPERIALTAEACNGFVYAGAVMGVTGARDQVGHSARALVERTRQATDAPVCVGLGVSTGDQAAEIAAYADGVIVGSAFVRRLLDNRDPRTGVDAVRELAAELADGVRRGSKAR
- a CDS encoding MauE/DoxX family redox-associated membrane protein: MASKAPAKGKDAPTSGGISGFLAAYQQWISLGMRLLLAAMWLYYSLGKLGSPESNAQSVRDFKILPESLVTPFGYAQPYFEMALGILLILGLGTRLVAIFSALLLLVYIGGIISLGARGIAISCGCGGSGGLVAKGHTRYTLDVLRDLLFMVPAAWLIWKPASKLSLERALLGDPI